The window ttggttggccaccaattcagagtgtaccctgcctcttgcccgaagtcagctgggataggctccagcaccccccttcaccctagtgaggataaagcggtttagaaaatgagatgagatcatttaAATTAGCACCACTGGCTGAgctaaaaatgatgtccacagtAATAAGACAGGAAAATATGTATACCAATTGCTACAacataaatgaaaaacattagCGAATGTAGGCATGAGGAAAAAGACTACCGGTAAATAAAGTATACTGTCGATtgttaaatatgaataaaatgttgattgcaattttttttgcattctctCCACAACGTACCCAACAGTATATTATATATGTTTGTGCAGAAAGTAAATTGTTTAACCGGTAAGCAACAGTTTATATATGCCAGTACCATGGgagatttacaaaaaaagttttttgtaaaGTACAAATTGTGTTAGGTTATGAATGTGCATGGTAAATTAATCAGCAGCAATCGAGTAGTGAGCTCCCTCCTGGGGTTGGTATGAGGCTGTCGCTTTTTGAGTGACAGGTGTGTTTCAGTTGCAAGGGTTTGGTAATCAATCAGATAGGATGAAAAAATAGCACCCTAAACCGGTCATTTGTCATGGACGAAGCAGTCTTGTCCCCGGGAAGGCTCTTCAATTAGCCAATTAAACACCACCAACAAGTCAAATGTTAGCCGAAAAAACAAGAACATACATAACCATTAGATGTGTGTCCCTCCCTAATAAAAAGActtgaaaaaaatcagaatcAAACCAGTATAAAATGACTggtattattattcattcatttgatgaAATGCTCACAaaggctcgcagggggtgctagagcccatcTGAGTAATggagagtgttcaaccagcctgccctgcatgttttggggatgtgggggaaaaaacggtGGACCTGAAGAAAAACCGACGtgagcccagagagaacatgcaaatgccacacatCGAGtatccacctgggattgaaccttcaaccccagaactgtcaggccgacgatagattttttaaaattgcttttatTACTTAATTTGTGTTTGCAAGACCTTTACTTTTTAGCTCAACTTTTGACAAGCCAATACTAGATtccagtggcgggctgtcagagccttcaaggccttctctgctggcctaagaaatatctgaatcatattatattttgtccatcaatacttattattccaaatggtctgttagctccttttattgctttcccccctggttgcactgcttccagatgtgtgttttcatattgaagcatttaaccaatcacatttcagccattatttgttgccagatcagatctgcctcaaagccttcacaatcagttcttgcaggctctgctgcattaaactagactgttgcttttaaccaatcagatttcgagttggcaaccccacaatgatttttcataggcattagcattttgctggctgggacatgtcattgctttcacaaactatgattggctagtaggcgtgccaaagcagtacccgaggaagccgagatcgcaaactccacccacaatggccgacagaagcaaaaacaaatggattctgtttgctcacaaagctatcttccagacggacttttccagaaaaaaatggacatcattaagaaagggcggtcaactccgaagctagcaagcctgttacagccgggaaaatggtgtgtgcggcactttcagcgcgctaacttagctccacaagcaaatagtatattgttgtgttgatttaaagctattttcaaaacggactatgccggaaatatgacaggacaggctcgactttcatcattagcttcgatggcgataggaaagaaggaagaaagaaaggaggatggatattgtgtaaaaaggatttttggtgagtaaaatatggctatattcctaaataatatttcaattgtgggccaagttctgatatctgaaaagctccagtgtttgtatttaagctccagtgtttgtatttcatcacaaaatgctgctaggaagtggattttaccccagtttagtttttggcgtttcaccattgacgtccatcgctgtcttttcccgggaaaaatcacccccctagcctggttgtaatgtctcaaaagctccagtatttgtattcaatcaataaatgatgctaggaagtggattttacctaattttagtgcatttttttgtcatttcacgtatggacgtatcgacgttcatcgctgtctttttaccggggaaattatactccaggcccggttctgatgtctaaaaagctccagtatttgtatttaatcaataaatgctgttttcggctggattttaccccattttcgggcaatgtttgcccgtacgccattgacgttcatcgctgtcttttcccaggaaaatcaccccctggcctggttttaatgtctgaaaagctccagtatttgtatttaatcatgaaatgctgctaggaagtggattttaccccatttttgtgcattgatttattgattatttttcatttgtcgcagtagaggttttatagccataaaatagtttttgagggttggattgatacgttgaaggcgctaccagaaaatgcaccgcccgccactgctagaTTCTAAccctaaaaaaagaagaaaggagAAAAATGCCCCCTTGGGGTGTTTGGTGCCCAATAGTCATAATTGCCAGTCGTCAGAAGACTGGCATCCCTCTGACAATGAGCTTCAAGTCTATTTGGTTCTCCACAGGACTGGAGCTCTGATCGTCAGTTTCACAGCCAAAAAAATTGCTCCACAAATGCAAAGATTTGATTCAGCCATTACATTTACCTCATAGGGGAGACATTATTTCAGAATGAAAGAAATatgaaacacaaaacaaaagattgtaaaaaaagaaaatgatgctGACGATGAAAAGCTAAAGGAACTGGATGATTTCACTCTTAAGCAAAACAGGAGACATACATTATGCAAAAGAgtcagataataaaaataatcttactcaaaattgaaaaccattttttaaacactAGCCTATAAgagtaatcataataataacaatagtaattataataataaaaataataataataataaatgacagGTAAACTGGGGCATGAGGCCTTCAAGAAGTTAAATTATGAAACAACCTATTACGAATCAAGGGCACCTTATGCTATAAAGCAAATGacttttaattttaaacatgAGATATAGCACTGCACATTTTATTGgcaatgtaaatttaaaaaataattgtatttggaTGAAATGGACATCATTGAAGTCATACATTGTGACATTGCTACATAACACATGCATTTATTGGATCATTTTGGCTGCTAGCAAATTATTTTGGAGTGAGTACTCAGTAAATATGATTTGATTAACTGATTCATTAACTCTCTTTTGCTATGCTCTACTATTAGAGAATGCTCATGACAGTGCATCTACGAATCATTAAAACCTCTTTCCTTTGTAATACAATACTTTAAATGCTACTAGGAAATTGGTGCTTTGACAGGCAGCTATTTTTGAAATTGAACCCCTCTGCAATCTTTTATTTctaaatttgaaaatgttaataattgACCATTTGAAACCATAAAAACCACATGCTTTTTAAAACCATAccttagatttatttattttgttgttgtttttgcatcAGAGTGATtattaagaaaatcacattacTTTTTGTGATTTGGTGAGGTAATATTTGGTTGcctccaggccaacagggggcagaaaagaaaacccaaacaaaagtcacctcgcctcatttcctgcctaagatcatagggcatgagccaggatataaacattcagattcaagccttgaaagtagacaggcgagaaaggagcaaggaataccaaggaatacccttcagacccgatcacacgcaactggtaggataaaataagtacacctagatgccagctgattgatgcttaatttgcttctcacaaccttaagttgcattctttgtattttcccttaacttggattactcttatgacctatctctgtaaagtgaatatttgtgtttgatttactcaatcagttaatgtaccgatgcatttccactctatcatttcaacgctctcctgcttttctgtagtaaagTCAAGATGTTATAAGTAAACTCAaaagcaacactttgatcaccatagtaacgtgaaacttgaatgacgtcacatgcttcctcctttcccctttctttaaggttttcaacctaaccacttcctatcaccataaacttcaataaaattgtaaactggaaggatttgagttgttcctgcgttgataagatcggggccccttttcaagtttggggcaaaatttgaagaaagtagagataacttgacagtATGAAAACCAGCGTGGCATCAAAGACAAAGGATTAAAGGCCTAGAGTCAAAGCCAACGCAGTCATCGgtaaaggctcaagagcaagctaaaggctcaagagcaagctaaaggctcaagagcaagctaaaggctcaagagcaagctaaaggctcaagagcaagctaaaggctcaagagcaagctaaaggctcaagcCATGGCGGAAGAAGCCACTGGGAAAACAATTGAGCTGCTAAGGCTCGAAAGGGCCAAAGCAGAAAGAGCCTTCATCAATCAATCCACTTACCTAGGCAAAGAGGCAAGAAAACTGGAAAAATCTAAGTTGCTTAAGAAATACAATAGGCTCTATGCACATGCACGAGAGGTAAATTGCACTAATAGCGATTACGAACTCGGCTTCCTTGCCGAACGGGGAGGTTCTGAGGAAGATAGAGAAGGAATATTGGAGAAAATAaagaagaccgaagaagactGTGAAACCAAGCTGACAGAAGTAAGGGAAATAGTACAATTAAGTCTCTGGGAGAGATATGGTAGAACTGAACTCACGACTGCAATGGCGGAAGCAGAAGTATACTGCGAACAGGCCCTTGGGACCCCAGTGACTGAGGCATGTAATGATGCCTATGAACAGCAAGTAAGCTATGCTAGAAGAAGCATACTTGAGTTCATGACAGCGTTCAAGGAATGGGAAGAATGGATCCCAAATGAAGCAAGACCCACCTGGGAGAAAAGACTACAAAACCTAAAAGAACAAAGGGTCAGCATCAATACAAGGAAGGCAGAACACCTACAAATGTCCAAGGAGGAGGGAACAGGAAAAGAAGGAACCCTCCgaacaaagcctgcagaacaggCACCCTGTCTCAAAATTAAGGCCATCAGTCTGCCCAAATTCGATGGCTCCAGAAGAGATTTCCACCCGTGGAAGAAGACCTGGGAAAGCCTTCAGAAACAAGGCGAGCCAGCTGGCTCGAAGGAAGCCCGAAGGCTCCAGCTCCTTGAAAGTGTGGACGGGAGGATCTGCAGAGACCTAAGCCTGTCCACCTGTCAGACCGCCGAAGACATGTTCAGGATACTGGAAAACCGATTTGGAAACAAATTAACAATAGCCTTGGAAATTGTTGAAGGCCTGGAAAAATTCCCCATCCTGACATCAGACCAACCCCGGAAAGTGATTGACATGATCCAGGCAATCGAAAAGGCCCTTACCGATCTCATAGAACTCGACTACGCTGGAGCCATCAAAAATCTGCTTGTAATCAGATCAATAGAGAGGAAATTACCAGAAACAATAAAGATGAGCTGGTTAGCCTTCATGACCAACCGAGCTAATGGAGTCACCCCAGACAACCACTTCGACAACCTCCTAAGGTACCTGAAGGACCAAGAGGAGATCTTGGAGAGGGCCGAGCAGCTTAACACACCTCTGAAGCCCGAGAGAAGATCAGTAGAACCGAGGCCAAATGAACCCAGAAGGTACGCCTCAACCAAGTCCTCGAGCAAATGGGGATGTGTCGTCTGTGGGGAAGAGGGGCACGGAGAGAAGCTTTTCTTCTGCAAGGCGTTCAAA of the Stigmatopora argus isolate UIUO_Sarg chromosome 10, RoL_Sarg_1.0, whole genome shotgun sequence genome contains:
- the LOC144083693 gene encoding uncharacterized protein LOC144083693, with the translated sequence MAEEATGKTIELLRLERAKAERAFINQSTYLGKEARKLEKSKLLKKYNRLYAHAREVNCTNSDYELGFLAERGGSEEDREGILEKIKKTEEDCETKLTEVREIVQLSLWERYGRTELTTAMAEAEVYCEQALGTPVTEACNDAYEQQVSYARRSILEFMTAFKEWEEWIPNEARPTWEKRLQNLKEQRVSINTRKAEHLQMSKEEGTGKEGTLRTKPAEQAPCLKIKAISLPKFDGSRRDFHPWKKTWESLQKQGEPAGSKEARRLQLLESVDGRICRDLSLSTCQTAEDMFRILENRFGNKLTIALEIVEGLEKFPILTSDQPRKVIDMIQAIEKALTDLIELDYAGAIKNLLVIRSIERKLPETIKMSWLAFMTNRANGVTPDNHFDNLLRYLKDQEEILERAEQLNTPLKPERRSVEPRPNEPRRYASTKSSSKWGCVVCGEEGHGEKLFFCKAFKNLKPKDKLSAVERLGACKKCLGCHKDERDCSDTYLCRKQSCKKDHHFFLCQRGNATPRPNAGRHEWTERQQRFMSGLSPEAAEECKRAFTNVSARSLCTDKSAGMGHSAGEELPVMLMLLEVTANAGQKIGTLIDLASDTNYITHSAAKRLNLRSEKVTLLVHGVGGMVLKERTKKYQLRVRIKTPTGTQRAHELTCYGLEEIAKIRRTIKAEELKEFFPDVSLEDLHRPEQVELLIGHREGRLAPQRVKVIGDLVLWDGPLGKTVGGTHPDLFEEESVAARTSTNKHTLRGP